One Corvus cornix cornix isolate S_Up_H32 chromosome 10, ASM73873v5, whole genome shotgun sequence genomic region harbors:
- the HYPK gene encoding huntingtin-interacting protein K codes for MAAEGDVELELETEPNGSGGGSDGAGGRAAEKPRKHDSGAADLERVTDYAEEKEIQSSNLETAMSVIGDRRSREQKAKQEREKELAKVTIKKEDLELIMTEMEISRAAAERSLREHMGNVVEALITLTN; via the exons atGGCGGCGGAGGGCGatgtggagctggagctggagacGGAGCCGAACGGCTCCGGCGGCGGCAGCGATGGGGCGGGCGGCCGCGCGGCCGAGAAGCCGCGGAAGCACGATAGCGGCGCGGCGGACCTGGAGCGCGTCACGGACTACGCGGAGGAGAAGGAGATCCAGAGCTCCAACCTGGAGACG GCTATGTCGGTGATCGGAGACCGGAGGTCCCGGGAGCAGAAAGCGAAGCAGGAGAG GGAGAAAGAACTGGCAAAAGTGACCATCAAGAAGGAGGACCTAGAGCTGATT ATGACGGAGATGGAAATATCACGGGCCGCAGCAGAGCGCAGCCTGCGCGAGCACATGGGCAACGTGGTGGAGGCTCTTATCACCCTCACCAACTGA